The Sesamum indicum cultivar Zhongzhi No. 13 linkage group LG6, S_indicum_v1.0, whole genome shotgun sequence genome has a segment encoding these proteins:
- the LOC105165655 gene encoding H/ACA ribonucleoprotein complex subunit 3-like protein: MYLQFYINENGDKVYTTKKESPLGLATQSAHPARFSPDDKYQRQRVLLKKRFGLLPTQQPPLKY, encoded by the exons ATGTATCTCCAATTTTACATCAATGAGAATGGTGACAAAGTTTACACCACAAAG AAGGAGTCGCCTTTGGGTTTGGCCACGCAGTCGGCCCATCCAG CCCGCTTCTCCCCCGATGATAAATACCAGAGGCAGAGAGTTCTGTTGAAGAAGCGCTTCGGTTTGCTACCAACACAACAGCCTCCTCTGAAGTACTAA
- the LOC105165657 gene encoding protein CHROMATIN REMODELING 8, which translates to MDEEEEDRVLLSTLGVTSANPEDIERNILEKARKDAGDYNEASGAREEETVGRTKSTETSSSSNENLVNKLRAVQVEIDAVTSAVEQLENFKRDEDHLPDGDDEIEQGNAEAERNILQASSNDLTLQHALAVDRLQSLIKTRAQLEKEISDSPRNSQHDRFLRNLVKEEPRSKRWLKEVEKTSQNQKKRLKRVSFSEDDDFDAVLNAASAGFVETERDELVRKGILTPFHKLKGYERRIQEPGSSSRHVASEDAVENNDLASSSIARAVQLISEASQARPTTKMLDPESVPKLDAPSIPFRRLRKSYKVPRSLELESEKGKDTKRKKRRPQPGKKWRKLVSREEKFQEELDGKTSSNEDDSLEDVEDVDDEGPPFLTLEGGLKIPETIFSNLFDYQKVGVQWLWELHCQRAGGIIGDEMGLGKTVQILAFLGSLHFSGMYKPSIIICPVTLLRQWRREARKWYPGFHVELLHDSAQEIPIRKKRSRSNDSDCDSEDSTNSGSEEKSSSKNTKKWDSLINRVLRSESGLLITTYEQLRLQGDKLLDIEWGYAVLDEGHRIRNPNAEVTLVCKQLQTVHRIIMTGSPIQNKLSELWSLFDFVFPGKLGVLPVFEAEFAVPISVGGYANATPLQVSTAYRCAVVLRDLIMPYLLRRMKADVDAQLPKKTEHVLFCSLTPEQRSLYRAFLASSEVEQIFDGSRNSLYGIDVMRKICNHPDLLEREHSHGNPDYGNPKRSGKMKVVAEVLNVWKEQGHRVLLFAQTQQMLDIIENFLIAGGYNYRRMDGLTPVKQRMALIDEFNNLDDVFIFILTTKVGGLGTNLTGANRVIIFDPDWNPSTDMQARERAWRIGQKKDVTVYRLITRGTIEEKVYQRQIYKHFLTNKILKNPQQRRFFKARDMKDLFTLNDDGDGGSTETSSIFSQVSEEVNVVGACKDEQDESKVMKPGRLVTGGSATDAGCNLVNKNMDEEKVNHGDKKADEETSFLQSLFDAHGIHSAVNHDAIMNAHDEDKIKLEEHASRVAQRAAEALRQSRILRSQESITVPTWTGKSGTAGAPSSLRRKFGSTINSQLVSTSRPLEEVQNNETSRPNSFAAGASSGKALSSAELLARIKGNQQRAVSDGLEHQFVLGAPSTAGERSAVNGHSKSSSSSGVQPELLIRQICTFIQRRGGSTSSASIVDHFKERIPSKDLPLFKNLLKEIATLEKSPDGSSWILKPEYRDQ; encoded by the exons ATGgatgaagaggaagaggatAGGGTTTTACTGAGCACCTTAGGTGTCACATCTGCGAACCCGGAAGACATTGAGCGCAACATATTAGAGAAG GCAAGAAAGGACGCAGGGGACTATAATGAGGCTTCTGGAGCTAGAGAGGAGGAAACTGTTGGTCGAACAAAGAGCACGGAAACATCTTCCTCTAGTAATGAGAACTTAGTTAACAAATTGAGGGCAGTTCAAGTTGAAATAGATGCTGTCACATCTGCTGTGGAACAGCTAGAGAACTTCAAGAGAGACGAAGATCATCTTCCTGATGGCGATGACGAAATAGAGCAGGGAAATGCAGAGGCAGAAAGAAATATTCTTCAGGCATCTTCAAATGACTTGACGCTTCAGCATGCTCTTGCTGTTGATCGATTACAAAGCCTGATAAAAACAAGGGCACAGCTTGAGAAAGAAATTTCAGATTCTCCTAGGAACAGCCAGCATGATAGGTTTTTGAGAAATCTTGTAAAGGAAGAGCCTAGATCCAAGCGATGGTTGAAAGAAGTTGAAAAAACAAGTCAGAATCAAAAGAAACGGCTTAAAAGAGTTTCATTCAGTGAAGATGATGATTTTGATGCTGTTCTAAATGCAGCATCGGCAGGATTTGTGGAAACA GAAAGGGATGAGTTAGTTCGAAAAGGAATTTTGACTCCCTTTCACAAGCTTAAAGGTTATGAACGTCGTATTCAAGAACCAGGTTCATCTAGTAGGCATGTGGCATCTGAAGATGCAGTGGAAAATAATGATCTCGCTTCATCGAGCATAGCTAGAGCTGTTCAGTTAATTTCTGAGGCTTCACAAGCACGCCCCACAACGAAGATGCTTGATCCTGAATCAGTACCAAAACTTGATGCACCCAGCATCCCGTTTAGAAGACTAAGAAAGTCCTATAAGGTTCCTCGGTCCCTTGAACTGGAATCTGAGAAGGGGAAAGATAccaagagaaagaagagaaggcCTCAACCCGGGAAGAAGTGGAGGAAGTTGGTTTCTCGTGAGGAAAAATTCCAGGAGGAACTCG ATGGGAAGACCTCCAGCAATGAAGATGATAGTCTCGAAGACGTAGAAGATGTCGATGACGAAGGGCCTCCCTTTTTGACTCTTGAGGGGGGTTTAAAAATCCCAGAAACAATTTTTAGCAATCTTTTTGACTACCAGAAGGTTGGTGTTCAATGGTTATGGGAACTTCATTGTCAAAGAGCTGGTGGAATCATTGGAGATGAGATGGGTCTTGGTAAAACTGTGCAGATTTTAGCTTTCCTTGGATCATTGCATTTCAGTGGTATGTACAAGCCAAGCATCATTATTTGTCCAGTCACACTTTTGCGGCAGTGGAGGCGAGAAGCTAGAAAATGGTACCCTGGGTTTCATGTCGAGTTATTACATGATTCTGCTCAGGAAATACCCATTAGAAAAAAGCGATCAAGATCCAATGACAGTGATTGTGATAGCGAAGATTCTACTAATAGTGGTTCTGAAGAAAAATCATCAtccaaaaataccaaaaagtGGGATTCTTTGATAAATCGAGTTTTGAGATCGGAATCTGGACTGCTAATAACCACGTACGAGCAACTTCGTCTCCAAGGTGACAAATTGCTTGATATTGAGTGGGGATATGCAGTTTTAGATGAAGGACATCGCATTCGTAATCCAAATGCTGAAGTCACTCTTGTTTGCAAGCAGCTACAGACTGTTCACCGCATAATAATGACCGGTTCACCAATTCAGAATAAGCTGTCTGAATTGTGgtctttatttgattttgtatttccTGGAAAGTTGGGAGTCCTGCCTGTATTTGAGGCTGAATTTGCAGTTCCAATATCTGTTGGTGGTTATGCTAATGCAACTCCTCTTCAAGTCTCTACTGCTTACAG GTGTGCTGTTGTCCTACGTGACTTGATCATGCCTTACCTTCTTCGACGAATGAAGGCGGATGTAGATGCTCAACTTCCAAAAAAGACTGAACATGTCCTTTTCTGCAGCCTTACGCCAGAGCAGCGATCTTTGTACCGTGCATTTCTTGCTAGCTCAGAGGTTGAACAGATTTTCGATGGTAGCAGAAACTCCCTCTACGGAATTGATGTGATGCGTAAAATTTGCAACCATCCCGATCTTCTTGAGAGAGAGCATTCTCATGGGAATCCAGATTATGGAAACCCCAAACGCAGTGGAAAAATGAAAGTTGTTGCTGAAGTGCTTAATGTGTGGAAGGAGCAGGGACACCGTGTTCTTCTTTTTGCACAAACACAACAAATGCTTGATATTATTGAGAATTTTCTTATTGCTGGTGGCTATAATTACAGGAGAATGGATGGTCTGACTCCCGTCAAACAAAGAATGGCTCTGATAGATGAATTTAACAATTTAGATGatgtattcatttttattttgacaacGAAGGTTGGTGGCCTGGGAACAAATTTAACTGGTGCTAACAGAGTGATCATTTTTGACCCTGACTGGAATCCCTCTACCGATATGCAG GCTCGAGAACGTGCTTGGCGTATTGGTCAGAAGAAGGATGTAACTGTTTATAGATTGATTACCCGTGGAACCATTGAAGAGAAGGTTTATCAGAGACAGATATATAAGCATTTCCTTACCAATAAGATATTGAAAAATCCGCAGCAGAGAAGATTCTTCAAAGCCCGTGATATGAAGGATCTTTTCACACTGAATGACGATGGTGATGGTGGCTCTACTGAAACATCTAGTATATTCAGCCAGGTATCTGAAGAAGTGAATGTTGTTGGAGCTTGCAAAGATGAGCAGGATGAATCGAAAGTCATGAAGCCTGGCAGGTTAGTTACTGGTGGTTCTGCAACTGATGCAGGATGTAATTTGgtgaataaaaatatggaCGAAGAAAAAGTGAATCACGGTGATAAGAAGGCGGATGAAGAAACAAGCTTTTTGCAGTCTCTCTTCGATGCCCATGGGATTCAT AGTGCTGTGAACCATGATGCCATCATGAATGCTCATGATGAAGATAAGATAAAACTTGAGGAGCATGCCTCTAGAGTTGCACAGAGAGCTGCTGAAGCCTTGCGGCAGTCACGAATTCTTCGAAGCCAAGAAAGTATAACTGTTCCAACCTGGACGGGCAAATCAGGAACTGCTGGTGCACCGTCATCCTTGAGAAGGAAATTTGGCTCGacaattaattctcaattggTGAGTACTTCACGACCACTAGAAGAAGTTCAAAATAATGAGACCAGCAGGCCAAATAGCTTTGCTGCTGGGGCATCTTCTGGCAAAGCATTATCTTCAGCAGAGTTGCTTGCTAGGATAAAAGGAAACCAACAAAGAGCTGTTAGTGATGGACTTGAGCATCAGTTTGTCTTGGGTGCACCCTCGACTGCGGGAGAACGATCTGCCGTTAATGGGCATTCTAAATCATCTAGTAGCTCAGGGGTACAGCCAGAACTTCTGATTCGTCAAATCTGTACATTTATTCAGCGTAGAGGGGGAAGCACAAGTTCAGCCAGCATAGTGGATCACTTCAAGGAAAGGATACCTTCTAAAGATTTGCCTTTGTTTAAGAATCTTTTGAAGGAGATAGCTACATTGGAGAAAAGCCCGGATGGATCCTCCTGGATTCTGAAGCCAGAATACCGAGATCAATGA
- the LOC105165852 gene encoding pentatricopeptide repeat-containing protein At4g19191, mitochondrial-like — MVFCGIALEHLSVVSWNALIAGFAYFEEPVKAIWVYQRMISNGYRPDLSTVLNLLSSFVQPNSLLCGMPIHAHAVKLGCDMAITLLNTLVSMYSKCGDIGSARYIFDFMDERSCVTWTVIIGVYAEKGDLDEALSLFHSMEAAGDKPDKVTFIHLLAACGKVGALEVGKWIDNYAISKGLKNDMLVCNALLDMYAKCGSVGDAHRLFLSMKGKNVVSWTTLVSGFALNGKFQAALDHFNEMLKLGFKPNHITFLAVLQACTHAGLLEKGWEVFNLMTNTYCIVPGLDHYACMTDLLGRRGKLKEALEFIQDMPIKPDSWIWGTLLSACKIHHNLEIAEHAAYHLLQLEPHAAAPYVEMANIYASARDWNRVASMRKKMKSKQVTKSPGQSVIQVDGKCCSFTVEDRCHYEGLQIFETLDCLVLQLKDEKDLLALEELMS; from the coding sequence ATGGTATTTTGTGGCATTGCTTTGGAGCATTTGAGTGTCGTCTCGTGGAACGCTTTGATTGCTGGATTTGCTTACTTTGAGGAACCGGTGAAGGCTATATGGGTCTATCAGCGGATGATTAGTAATGGATATAGGCCTGATTTGAGTACTGTTCTTAACTTACTTTCATCTTTCGTGCAGCCTAATTCTTTACTTTGTGGCATGCCAATTCATGCTCATGCAGTAAAACTGGGCTGTGATATGGCTATCACCTTGCTTAATACCCTTGTTTCTATGTATTCAAAGTGTGGAGATATTGGTTCTGCGAGATACATATTTGATTTCATGGATGAGAGATCATGTGTTACTTGGACTGTTATTATTGGTGTGTATGCAGAAAAAGGTGATCTGGATGAGGCCTTATCCTTGTTCCACAGTATGGAAGCTGCTGGTGACAAACCTGATAAGGTTACCTTTATTCATCTTTTAGCAGCCTGTGGCAAAGTTGGAGCCCTTGAGGTTGGAAAATGGATTGATAATTACGCCATCTCAAAGGGGCTAAAGAATGATATGTTGGTCTGTAATGCGTTGCTAGACATGTATGCAAAATGTGGAAGTGTAGGCGATGCTCATAGGctttttctttcaatgaaAGGGAAGAATGTTGTCTCTTGGACGACTCTAGTCTCTGGGTTTGCACTTAATGGGAAGTTTCAAGCGGCGTTGGATCATTTTAACGAAATGTTGAAGTTGGGTTTCAAACCAAACCATATAACTTTCCTTGCTGTTCTTCAAGCCTGCACTCATGCTGGTCTGTTAGAGAAAGGATGGGaagttttcaatttgatgACTAATACATATTGCATAGTTCCCGGACTTGATCATTATGCTTGCATGACTGACCTCCTTGGACGTCGAGGAAAGCTGAAAGAAGCATTGGAATTTATTCAGGACATGCCCATTAAACCAGACTCTTGGATTTGGGGTACTTTGCTCAGTGCCTGCAAAATTCATCACAACTTAGAGATTGCTGAGCATGCAGCATATCATCTTCTTCAACTAGAACCACACGCTGCGGCTCCTTACGTAGAAATGGCTAATATATATGCATCAGCAAGAGACTGGAACAGGGTAGCTTCTATGCGTAAGAAAATGAAGAGCAAACAGGTGACAAAATCCCCTGGGCAAAGTGTCATACAAGTTGATGGAAAATGTTGTTCGTTTACAGTAGAAGATAGATGCCATTATGAAGGGTTGCAAATATTTGAGACTTTGGATTGCTTAGTTCTGCAgctaaaagatgaaaaagatTTGTTAGCTCTAGAGGAACTCATGTCGTGA